TGAATCCGGCGCACACCCGAGCCTGCTGAGGCGGGTTTTCGGCAAGAGCATGTCGAAGCACGAAAAGGCGCGCCAGGCGCGGCTCGAGAGCTCCGCGGGGCAGCGGCTCGAGGTCAGCTTCGGCGCCGTCGCATTCTGGCGCTTTCTGTCCTACGCCGACGCGTTTCGCGCTGTTCCGCGAGCTTACGCCAACCCGCCGCTGAGCCCGGGGCTCGGAGCGGCTCTGGCCGTTCGCTACTTCCTGTTCGCTGGCCTGGGGGTTCACGCGGGCGGTCGCTCCTCGCTCGGCCTTACCACCAAGGATGCGATCGATGGTCACTTCGCAACCCGCGCGTACCAGCTGCTTTCGGGACTGATGCTGCGCTTGCCTGTATCGGGGCTCTATCTCCTGCTGCGTGCGGACTACGGCTACCAAGCGTTCTCGCTGCGTGGCGCCGCCTACACCCCCGAGCTACCCAGCGTGGCCTACCAGTTCGTACGCGGCGGCATCGATTCACGTTTGCGGTTGCTCGACGATCTGACCCTCGATGTCGAAGCCGCGTACCTTTACCTGATCGACGTCGGCGATCTGGGCTCGAGCGACTACTTCCCGAATGTCGCGGGAGCCGCCGTGGAGGGCCTGCTCGGCCTTCGCAGGCCCCTTCTAGAGCACATGAGCGTGCGTCTCGGCCTGAGCTATCGACGCTATTTCTTTGCCTTCCACCCGCGCCCCGACCACCAGCGCATCGTGGGTGGAGCGCTCGACCAGTTTCTCACCGTGACGGTTTCCGCGATCTATCATCACTGACCCGGGATTTCGTTGCGGGTCAAGCGCTCGCTGTGCGAGCGGGGCGGCGCATCAGCGCCGCCTGGAGATGCCGTTAGGTCCAACTAGCCGGGAGCGCCGTCCTGTGCATCACCCGCTCCGCCGTCCGAGCTTGGAGCGCTCGAAGCGTCCCCGCCTGCATCCGCTGCTGCTGGTGCAGCGGCGTCTCGCATGGAGCCGTCGCTTCGCGCTGATGGTCCCGTGGACGCATCCAGCGCGCTCGGCATGGCGCTGTCGGGCCCGGCGTCGCCTTCGACGGGCCTGAGCTGGCACAGACCCTCCTGGCACATGAACGAGGCCGGGCAGTCGCTGTGCCGCAGGCAACGGTCCGCATCGCAACCGGCTTGCGTGAGCACGCAGGCGAGGATCAGGACGAACCGGATCGCGCGTGCCTCGCCACCGCAGGCGTTACCGTCACCGGGTCTCGGCCTGGCAGCGTTGGGGATGCTGTTACAGGTCAACAAAGGCGCCCAGCATGAGGTTGAGCATGATCAGAGACGAATTGTGAGGCAGATCGGTGCCGAACACAAAGGCGTCCAGCATGAGCGTCGCGTAGACGCTTGCGCCGCCGAAATCCATGGATCCCGCCAGGGCGGTTTCGGCTCCGACCAGCGTGAAGGGCGCCAGGAACACCGGTGTGCCTGCGCTCGCGTGCAGCACGAGGGATCCTGCCGGTCGCATGAGCTCTACGCGCGGCACCACGGCGACGCTCGTACGACCCGCGATCTCCGCCCGCAGCGCGCCGGACCATACGAGCTTGGGCTTTTCGTCGTTGACCAAGCGGACTCCCATCTCAAGGAAGAGCGGGGTGCGCTTGGTGACGGTGGCGTTGCCGTCGGCGTTGCCCCAACTGAGCCCACTGCCCACTCCCAGTGTGCCCGTGGTTTTGAGACGTTGCGCCAGCGTTGGGCTCGTCCAAAAGAGCGTGGTCAGCGAAGCGAGGACAACGACCCACATTGTGCTCGGCCCTGGGCCGCGACCTGGTCGTGGTTGGACCACCACTGTGCTGCGTCTCCGGTGCATCCCATGCACCAGGGACGCAAAGCGCGTACCAGGGCCCTTACCCGACCCAGCGGCCGAGATGCGGGGCTGGCGGCTCGGTCGAGCCGTAGCCGCGCACCGTGCTGCGCGCGTCCACCAGCCTGCTCAGGTGGCCCGAAAGCTCGGCCATTCTCAGCTGTAGCGCGTTCAGCAGATGCTTGTCCTGCTCCATGGCGTACGCGAGGCAGTGGCGCACGCGATCCCGCGTCGCCTGGTCCAGCGACGAGGTGTCAGTTTGGCGAAGGGAAGTGAGGATCTGTTGACGCCGCTGCAGCGTCCGGCCGAGCTGATCGGGGTTGGCGTCTTCGATGTCGGGCCAGGTGGTTTCCAGCTGCGACAGCAGCTCGCGCAGGCACGGGCTCACTTGGCCCCCTGGCTGGCAAGCTCCGCCCAGGCGTGCCTGAGCTCTCCCATCACGCTGATGGCGGGTCCGAGCTGGGTGACGTCCGAGGTTGCATTGCACTGGGTGATCCGAAACAACACGAACTCGTAGAGACGCTCCAAGCTCTCGCACAGCTCCGGAGCCTTGTCCGTGGCCAGCGTGGCTTGAAGCTCGCTCACGATGGCATGGGCTCGACCCAGCGCAACTCCCTTCGTCGCCATGTCGTCGCCCCGAATGGCCTGCTCGGCCTGGCGCATGAACCTGATGGCGCCGTCGTATAGCTTGACCACGATCTGCACGGGTGATGCCGTTTGAACATTGGCGGTCCGATATTGGCTTAGCGCGAACGACATGGGTTCCTCCGGGGCTAGAGCGAGCTCAGCATGGCCATCATTTGCTGGCTCTGCGCTTGCAGTCCGCTGACCAGCTGCTCGAGCTGAGCGAACTGTTCCGTGAGCCGGGCTTCAAAATCATCGACGCGACGCGACATGCGGTCGATCTGTTCATCGACGCTGTCTTTGCGGTTTCCGAGACCCATGACACGCGCGACCAAGGTTCCGTCCCCAGAGCGGGCGAACTCCGTCACGGCGGCTTGCAGCTGCGGCATGATTCCTTGGCTG
This genomic window from Pseudomonadota bacterium contains:
- a CDS encoding flagellar protein FliT, with the protein product MSPCLRELLSQLETTWPDIEDANPDQLGRTLQRRQQILTSLRQTDTSSLDQATRDRVRHCLAYAMEQDKHLLNALQLRMAELSGHLSRLVDARSTVRGYGSTEPPAPHLGRWVG
- the fliS gene encoding flagellar export chaperone FliS — translated: MSFALSQYRTANVQTASPVQIVVKLYDGAIRFMRQAEQAIRGDDMATKGVALGRAHAIVSELQATLATDKAPELCESLERLYEFVLFRITQCNATSDVTQLGPAISVMGELRHAWAELASQGAK